The Sinomicrobium kalidii region TTGCCTCTTACCACCGTTATCGTAAGGACTTCCACCAATATCAACGCAGGAGCAAAGAGTAAAGCCTCAGCCGTATTGCACGGTATCCTTCTCCTGGTTTGTGTATTGTCCATACCATTTGTACTTAACAGGATTCCACTGGCTACCCTGGCAGCCGTGCTGCTTACCATCGGGTATAAACTGGCCAAGCCTGCCACTTTTAAACATTTCTGGCTCAAGGGAAAATACCAGTTCATCCCGTTCGTTGCCACTTTCGGTGCCGTAGTATTTACCGACCTGCTGAAAGGAGTAGCACTGGGAATGATCATCAGCGTTATATTCATCCTCAGGGGGAATATCAAAAGGGCCTATTTCTTCCGCAAGGAGGAATACGAAGACGGTGATATCATTCACATAGACCTGGCCCAGGAAGTTTCTTTCCTGAACAAGGCGGCCATTAAACTGACGTTGAACCACCTTCCGGAAAACTCCCGGGTATTGATCAATGCATCAGATACCGTTTATATTGCACACGACATACTGGACCTCATTCACGAGTTCAAGACCATTACAGCTCCGGAGAGAGGCATACAAGTAGTGCTGGCGGGCTTCAAGGACGCCTACAAAATGGATAATGACGATGAAGAGGCCAACCACGTATTTGTGGAACATGAGAAACTGATGTCTGTCAGGCAAAACGGCAGTGCATCACATAAAAAGGTGATCTCCGAACTGATCAACGACAAATAAAAATTATTTCGAGAACTTTGTAATAACAATAAAAGAATCATATGAAAGCACATACTGCAGAAACCCAGGCCACGGTAACCCCGGCAAAGGCCCTGCAATTTTTAAAAGAAGGTAACCAGCGATTTGTAAAAAACCTCAGAGCCAACAGGGATCTGCTGGAACAGGTCAATGCTACCCAGGACGGGCAGTTTCCTTTCGCGGTGATTTTAAGCTGTATAGACAGCCGTACCTCGGCAGAACTGATATTCGACCAGGGGCTCGGCGATATCTTCAGTGCCCGTGTGGCCGGGAACATTATCAACGAGGATATCCTCGGAAGTATGGAATATTCGTGCAAAGTAGCCGGTTCCAAACTGATCGTGGTTCTCGGACATAGCAAATGCGGTGCGGTGACCAGCGCCTGCAAAGGGGTGAAAATGGGAAATATCACCGCCTTGCTGAGCAAAATGCAGGATTCCATTGATTCGGTAAGCAACGAAAAAAACGGTGTAGATCCTTCCTCTCCCGAATTCGTAGAGGCCGTTTCCCACCACAACGTGGTCCACACCATGAACGAGATACTCAAACGAAGTCCCGTATTAAAGGAAATGTTCGATGCCGGTGAAATAGGTGTTGCCGGAGGCTACTATGACGTAGTTTCGGGAGAAGTTGAGTTTATCAAGGAGATACTACACGACTAAACATCGCTAAAATATCCGAAATGCAAAAAGAAAACCGCTGGAAAAAAAATTCAGCGGTTTTTTGCTTTCTTATCCCAAGTGTGATGTTCTGCTGTTATTCTTTTATGGCAGCTATACGGAAATTGCCGATATAAATCCGGGAATGTTCATTGCCATCGGACGCAAAGTAAAAATACTTTTTCGATTCGGGATTAGCCATTTCGGTATCCAGGACCTTGTATTTATTGGCAAATACCCGCATACGGCTACCTATAACCTCTATTTGTACTTTCATAACATCATTCACAAAATACGACATGGGGAAGTCCATTTCACTGCTTTTCCGTCCGCTACCCACTTCCTTGCTCGTAAAGTTCAAATTGCCGAACTGGTATGAAAAATCGGCATTGATGGGTTTTTGGTTCGTCAGGTAATAATGCCCCTTTATCCCTTTGTTGTAATCAAACCCGAAGGCAGGGGTTCCCAGGTCTTTATAGTTCTCGGCCCTGGTAAGCATATCGAACTCCAAAGTAAAATTCTCCGGCATGGGCATCAGGTCTTTGATCTTGTACGTGTTTTCCGGATATACCCTGAGCCACTTTCCGGGTACACCGGGCAACGTTTCCACGGCACCGGTACCGTTACTCGTCCATTTGGAAGCCATATTACCTTCGGCATCCTGCGAAAAGTCATCCTGGAAGATTATTGTTCCGCCGGGTGTAAAATCATATACTGTTTTCGGAAGGTTCCGGAAAGGATCGTCAGACCCGCCTTTGGCCGGATTGTCCTCTCCGCCGGGATTACCGTCCCCCAATACATCGTCTACCTGTTTTTCTACGGCCTCTTCCGCTTTCTTTTCCAGCTTTTTCTTCAGTTTCTTTAAAAGTTGTGCCTCTGAAGTAGCCGGAGTAAAAAGACAAAAGACCAATGCCGATACAACTATACTCCATTGTTTCATGACAAAAATTTTTAGTGATCTCCTTTACAAACTATAAAGTTATGCAATACCTTATATTCAAACGGGAACCACCCCTTGCCAACTTAGTATTCGCCCATATTTTATGAGAATTTGAATAAACACGGGGCGGATTTTCACAATGTATTCAGATATGCCATCAAGGTCGCTTTCCTGTTCTGGGAAACAGGTATCCGGTTGCCGTCTTCCAAAACAAGAAGGCCTTCTTTTTTACGGTAAGCCCTTATGTACTGCACATTGACCAGGTACGACTGGTGTATCCGGATAAACCCTAAGGGAGCCAGGTTCTCTTCCCAGGTTTTCAGGGGTTGTGACACGAGTATTTTTTTATGCCCTTCAAGCACAAAAAGGGTGTAATTGTTGTCTGCCTGTGCATAACAAACCTGTCTGGCGGGAATGACGTAAATATTTTCCGCTGTTTTCAGGACAATCTTTTTGGCAGAAGGAGCTTCGCCCTGCTTGTAATTCTGAAAGAAGGCTTCCAGTTGCAGGTAATAATTTTGCTGTTGCAGGTTGTCCAGTGCCCGGGTAACGGAATCTTCCAGTTCAGAAGGCGCAAACGGCTTGAGCAGAAAATCGAGGGCACTGTAACGGAACGCCTCCAGGGCATAATCGGCATAGGCCGTAATAAAGATCACTTTAAAACCCGGGCTCCGTTCCCGGTAGTGTTTTTCAAGAAACTCAAACGAATTGCCGTCGGGAAGGTTGATATCCAGCAAAAGCAGTTGCGGTAAATGTGTGGAGAACATCGTTTCCGCAGCGGCCAGGTTGCCGGCTTCAAGTAATTGCAGGTTTTTAAATTTTTCCCGGAGAACAGTGGTTATAACCTCCCTGGTCCGGAGGTTGTCTTCCACCACCAGACAGGAAGTCGGCATATCGGCTTTCAGGTTGTTCATCATATATTTTACTATAGCTCGTACGGTTTAACAAAATGCAAACACAGAGAGGGTTGCTACAATATCATCAATCCTCAAAAAAAGGAACCCTTATAATTATCTTTGTTCCGGGAAACTCCGGGTGTTCCCTGAAGGGCATTATTTCCACACTGATCTTTCTCCGGTTTACCTTGTTGAACTCGCTTATCCGTTTATTTATGATCTCACTTCCCATAGCGCGGTGAAAGGCATTGGCTTTTTGTTGATCCTGGGGGTATATTCCCTTTCCATTGTCGCATACCGTTATCCGTAATGTATGCTCTTCTTTTGCGAAGTCAACGGAAATCTTCCCTTCCGCTATGCCCTGCATCCCGTGGATCACGGCATTTTCTACAAAAGGTTGTATCAGCATTACAGGTATGCTCAAGCCATTCATGGCCTCCGGGAGTTCACGGGGCGTAATCTCATAAGTAAAGCCATCGGGGTGATTGAGCTGCTGAAGCCGTAAAAAATTGCGGATCATCGCCACCTCTTTTTCCAGGGCAATGGTGTCCCGGTCTGAACTCTCCAAAACAGAACGGATGAGCTTGCCAAAGCTGTTCAGGTATTCCATAGAGGCTTCGGTTTCATTCTTAAAAATAAAATCCTGTACGCTTTGCAGGGCATTAAAAATAAAATGAGGGTTGAGCTGAGTGAGCA contains the following coding sequences:
- a CDS encoding LytR/AlgR family response regulator transcription factor, which gives rise to MMNNLKADMPTSCLVVEDNLRTREVITTVLREKFKNLQLLEAGNLAAAETMFSTHLPQLLLLDINLPDGNSFEFLEKHYRERSPGFKVIFITAYADYALEAFRYSALDFLLKPFAPSELEDSVTRALDNLQQQNYYLQLEAFFQNYKQGEAPSAKKIVLKTAENIYVIPARQVCYAQADNNYTLFVLEGHKKILVSQPLKTWEENLAPLGFIRIHQSYLVNVQYIRAYRKKEGLLVLEDGNRIPVSQNRKATLMAYLNTL
- a CDS encoding carbonic anhydrase family protein, which gives rise to MKAHTAETQATVTPAKALQFLKEGNQRFVKNLRANRDLLEQVNATQDGQFPFAVILSCIDSRTSAELIFDQGLGDIFSARVAGNIINEDILGSMEYSCKVAGSKLIVVLGHSKCGAVTSACKGVKMGNITALLSKMQDSIDSVSNEKNGVDPSSPEFVEAVSHHNVVHTMNEILKRSPVLKEMFDAGEIGVAGGYYDVVSGEVEFIKEILHD